A window of the Butyricimonas faecalis genome harbors these coding sequences:
- a CDS encoding phage minor head protein translates to MDRALEILKNHNSFTTERERQQRDILIAAIDNLVDFAAAEEYAMLGELPETADEQDMEAYEKICRRYNLVHAEEENNQVFFAASMAAWWMAVDMDTVLTYMTQGDERVRAWHLSLEGISFRKSEFPPELIPPIEWGCRCFLVAEGFAAVRAALPDKGDYLEKVDPVFRESLATGGRIFSDAHRYFSVPLPGYMNDIVKRIKGKFAYAQDNA, encoded by the coding sequence ATGGACCGGGCATTGGAGATACTGAAAAATCACAACTCCTTTACAACAGAGAGGGAACGGCAGCAGCGTGACATCCTGATTGCAGCTATAGACAACCTGGTGGATTTTGCCGCGGCAGAGGAGTATGCCATGCTCGGGGAACTGCCCGAGACAGCGGATGAACAGGACATGGAAGCATACGAAAAGATATGCCGCAGGTATAACCTCGTCCATGCGGAGGAAGAGAACAACCAGGTATTCTTCGCGGCCTCGATGGCCGCATGGTGGATGGCGGTGGATATGGATACCGTGCTTACCTACATGACACAAGGCGATGAACGGGTACGTGCCTGGCATCTTTCATTGGAAGGGATTTCCTTCCGCAAATCCGAGTTTCCTCCGGAGCTGATACCGCCGATCGAATGGGGATGCCGCTGCTTTCTGGTCGCGGAGGGGTTCGCCGCTGTCCGGGCGGCTTTGCCGGATAAGGGAGACTATCTGGAAAAGGTGGATCCGGTCTTCCGGGAGAGCCTGGCAACCGGCGGGCGTATCTTTTCCGATGCGCACCGCTATTTCTCCGTCCCGCTTCCGGGTTACATGAATGATATTGTGAAACGCATTAAAGGAAAGTTCGCCTATGCCCAAGATAACGCTTGA
- a CDS encoding ubiquitin carboxyl-hydrolase: MSRKKQETKVLCPGCGTEFAIADKEFAATGTVIGKNSDLGTVYPVVAGHNSPAGLPKGARERIEALRGAGVDVSCLFAMQGAEGGEYIASNKDGKLTILDDNDPIFGSIMAQGTVPNNRLFRRWVMAQMFHMMSYTHYREKEPAGVTEMIHRKGYDYQWKMLLNELHAQMKMEHKDITGFAERNRWFNRDVVLAIASDYVNALKKHVGNLETRKCKGVPYKRIHGRNIFVEDLQSKLYYPLSIAITHIRHALDATQLYNAVRQFNDRRIRLPWGTPQSKAWMDAYKGAGAFFTMQNLIRFHSCTAVNDRGRRLDKYQSLAFLSAKAEEYKNGEGWRLLAVLKKMLADNNINIKKKMAAWRKK, from the coding sequence ATGAGCAGAAAGAAACAAGAAACAAAAGTCCTGTGCCCCGGATGCGGCACGGAATTCGCCATCGCGGACAAGGAATTTGCCGCCACGGGCACCGTTATCGGCAAGAATTCGGATTTGGGCACCGTCTATCCGGTGGTGGCCGGCCATAATTCTCCCGCCGGACTTCCCAAAGGGGCGCGGGAGCGTATCGAGGCACTCCGCGGTGCCGGTGTGGACGTGAGCTGCCTGTTCGCCATGCAGGGAGCCGAGGGCGGCGAGTATATCGCCTCCAACAAAGACGGGAAACTTACCATCCTGGATGACAACGACCCGATATTCGGCAGCATCATGGCACAGGGTACCGTTCCCAACAACCGACTCTTCCGCCGGTGGGTCATGGCACAAATGTTCCATATGATGTCATACACGCATTACCGTGAAAAAGAGCCGGCAGGGGTGACCGAGATGATTCACCGGAAAGGCTATGATTACCAGTGGAAAATGCTCTTGAACGAGCTGCACGCCCAGATGAAGATGGAACACAAGGACATCACGGGTTTTGCCGAGAGAAACCGCTGGTTCAACCGTGATGTGGTTTTGGCCATCGCGAGCGACTATGTCAACGCGCTGAAAAAACACGTGGGCAACCTGGAAACAAGAAAATGCAAGGGAGTTCCCTACAAGCGTATACACGGCCGTAATATTTTCGTGGAGGACCTGCAATCCAAACTGTACTACCCGCTTTCCATCGCGATAACCCACATCAGGCACGCGTTGGACGCCACACAGCTTTACAACGCGGTCAGACAGTTCAATGACCGTCGTATCCGGCTGCCATGGGGCACTCCTCAAAGCAAGGCATGGATGGATGCCTATAAGGGAGCCGGGGCGTTCTTTACCATGCAGAACCTGATTCGTTTCCACAGTTGCACGGCTGTCAATGACCGGGGTCGGCGTCTGGACAAGTACCAGTCACTGGCGTTCCTGTCAGCCAAGGCGGAAGAGTATAAAAACGGAGAAGGCTGGCGGTTGCTGGCAGTCCTGAAAAAAATGCTGGCGGACAACAATATCAACATCAAAAAGAAGATGGCGGCATGGCGTAAGAAATAG
- a CDS encoding DUF3846 domain-containing protein → MTEIIKTDGTRQPVQPANGSDFTLEEMQAIVGGYIELVELDGSTTMVVNEEGKLIPLSLNLEASRIFRAHHPASKDFIVGDVLVCNNNQIR, encoded by the coding sequence ATGACAGAAATCATCAAAACGGACGGAACACGCCAACCCGTGCAGCCAGCCAATGGCTCAGACTTCACGCTGGAGGAGATGCAGGCGATTGTCGGCGGCTACATCGAACTGGTGGAACTGGACGGGAGCACGACAATGGTCGTCAACGAGGAAGGCAAACTTATCCCTCTGTCCCTCAATCTTGAAGCGAGCAGGATATTCCGTGCTCATCACCCGGCGTCGAAAGACTTCATCGTTGGGGACGTACTTGTGTGCAATAACAATCAAATCAGATAA
- a CDS encoding phage portal protein family protein — translation MATSDKSFNGELLESIFKTSKKTIQEYVREIERNNRYRSCRQDTGSGYILDDRARLIDLYEACLQQDAHIRSVVETLESQILGDRYMLARVNEKGKYIKDVANSLKIQGSQFDKIIKGIVESKLYGYTLLEIMPHTDPRTGRLAEVNIIERRNVLPDQKTVLKRQGLWEPHWDLHDPAYYRCYVLVNSGDLGLFSATTPLILAKKFTVANYVNFSHTYGQPIIHGKTVSESNADRKRLANEIANAAQNKVVVTGIEDEVDIKTFTMSNSEKIYTGLIEFVNKEVANLVLGSESMAGGMQSYVGSTKAHQDIFRDRIEVYRRYIENVMNEEIIPRLVAIGYIPGGLEFRYSNRIEMSNEDRIKLYSLITDKYEVAADEIEKEFGINVGRQLNVIPGLGFGAEGGSSGLSHNDRGIMSDEEYFRRYGRPRGAKVGNFLRGAE, via the coding sequence ATGGCTACATCGGACAAATCATTTAACGGGGAACTCTTGGAGAGTATTTTTAAGACCTCCAAAAAGACAATTCAGGAGTATGTCCGCGAAATCGAGCGCAACAACCGCTACCGTTCATGCCGTCAGGATACCGGCTCGGGATATATTCTCGATGACCGCGCCCGGCTCATTGACCTGTATGAAGCCTGCCTGCAACAGGACGCTCATATACGTTCCGTTGTCGAGACACTGGAAAGCCAGATTCTCGGCGACCGCTATATGCTTGCCCGTGTAAACGAAAAGGGAAAATACATCAAGGACGTGGCGAACTCCCTGAAGATACAGGGTTCGCAGTTCGACAAGATAATCAAGGGCATAGTGGAATCCAAGCTCTACGGGTACACCCTGCTTGAAATCATGCCGCATACTGACCCCAGAACGGGCAGGCTGGCGGAAGTCAACATCATCGAACGGCGTAATGTGTTGCCGGACCAGAAAACGGTACTGAAGCGGCAGGGACTGTGGGAGCCGCATTGGGATTTACATGACCCGGCATATTACCGTTGTTATGTACTGGTAAACTCCGGCGACTTGGGACTTTTTTCCGCCACGACCCCTTTGATACTGGCCAAGAAATTCACGGTGGCCAACTATGTGAACTTTTCCCATACTTACGGACAGCCGATTATCCACGGAAAGACGGTCAGCGAGAGCAACGCCGACCGCAAGAGGCTGGCTAACGAGATAGCCAACGCGGCACAGAACAAGGTGGTGGTTACCGGCATTGAGGACGAGGTCGATATCAAGACATTCACCATGTCCAACTCGGAAAAGATATATACCGGGCTTATCGAGTTTGTGAACAAGGAAGTTGCCAACCTCGTGCTCGGCTCCGAGTCGATGGCCGGAGGGATGCAGTCGTACGTGGGTTCCACGAAAGCACACCAGGACATTTTCCGCGACCGTATCGAAGTCTACCGTCGGTATATCGAAAACGTCATGAACGAGGAGATAATCCCCCGCCTGGTGGCTATCGGGTATATCCCCGGAGGATTGGAGTTCCGGTATTCGAACCGGATAGAGATGAGCAACGAGGACCGCATCAAGCTCTATTCGCTGATCACGGACAAATATGAAGTGGCGGCCGATGAGATCGAGAAAGAGTTCGGTATCAATGTGGGCCGGCAGCTCAATGTTATCCCGGGATTAGGTTTCGGAGCCGAAGGCGGCTCATCCGGTCTCAGCCACAACGACCGGGGCATCATGTCGGACGAGGAGTATTTCCGGCGTTACGGACGCCCCCGGGGGGCGAAGGTCGGAAATTTTCTGCGGGGAGCGGAATAG
- a CDS encoding RloB family protein, with the protein MAARTNKRDPRAARTLRRISFVREVKQSFLIICEGVNTEPDYFNAFRLTSANIKAVGQGLNTVGLVQKALRMKEEERKKGREYDQCWVVFDKDDFPDRDFNRAIGMAEAGGMRVAYSNQAFEYWFLLHYNLVQGPMHRNQYETKLSGLLGFSYNKEAGTGGRVFRELGGKQAQAITNAKAVLRRMEGIPPAQAESSTTVHLLVEELNKYI; encoded by the coding sequence ATGGCAGCACGGACGAACAAGCGTGATCCACGCGCGGCACGGACACTCAGGCGTATCAGTTTTGTCCGTGAGGTCAAACAATCCTTCCTGATCATCTGCGAGGGGGTAAATACGGAACCGGATTATTTCAATGCATTTCGCCTGACTTCCGCCAATATTAAAGCGGTAGGCCAGGGACTCAATACGGTAGGTCTTGTCCAAAAGGCTTTACGGATGAAAGAAGAAGAGCGGAAGAAAGGACGCGAGTATGACCAGTGCTGGGTGGTATTTGACAAGGATGACTTTCCCGATCGGGATTTCAACCGGGCTATCGGTATGGCGGAAGCCGGTGGCATGAGGGTGGCATACAGCAACCAGGCTTTCGAGTATTGGTTCTTGCTGCACTATAACCTGGTACAAGGCCCGATGCACAGAAATCAATATGAAACAAAGCTATCCGGCTTGTTGGGCTTCTCCTACAACAAGGAAGCCGGTACAGGCGGTCGTGTTTTCAGGGAGCTGGGCGGTAAACAGGCTCAGGCCATCACGAACGCAAAAGCCGTATTGCGCCGAATGGAGGGAATACCGCCGGCACAGGCGGAATCTTCGACAACGGTGCATCTTCTTGTGGAAGAACTGAATAAGTATATTTAG
- a CDS encoding AAA family ATPase encodes MIIQFTVENFLSFKEPATLSLAASALKEKQTRSDEIVFELEGTNLSLLKSAVIYGANASGKSNLVKALDFFKWFVINSSKGVQSGESIRVESFRLNRRTEQEPSYFEAVFADETVQYRYGFEVDEKRVHREWLYQKGNKRKAKEVELFLRDGDEYELHPKFSVGKEVVAKKMVRDNALLLSVAAQFNESVSVEIMGWLANTTIVLGSSDERIWEMAIAQIDDPSMKRRIVEFARFADFGIDDIRKVDNTVISSHQQYDEEGNATKTVTFPFRVNESEGTIKYFSLAYPIIDALDHGKRLVVDEFDSKMHPLLTSRIIGLFNSRVTNPRNAQLIFTTHDTNLLNASLFRRDQIWFTQKDSFGASELYSLAEYKVRNSAPFEKEYLMGKYGGIPVIGQFERLFDLREEEYGSTDEQA; translated from the coding sequence ATGATTATTCAGTTCACAGTCGAAAATTTCCTTTCGTTCAAGGAGCCGGCGACCTTGTCTTTGGCTGCTTCCGCGCTGAAAGAAAAACAGACCCGGTCCGATGAGATTGTTTTTGAGCTTGAAGGTACGAACCTCTCTTTGCTGAAGAGTGCGGTCATCTACGGGGCCAATGCCAGCGGGAAATCGAATCTGGTCAAAGCACTCGATTTCTTCAAATGGTTTGTCATCAATTCCTCCAAAGGCGTGCAGTCCGGCGAAAGCATACGGGTGGAAAGTTTCCGTCTCAACCGGAGGACGGAACAGGAGCCCAGTTATTTTGAGGCGGTCTTTGCCGACGAAACGGTCCAATACCGCTATGGGTTCGAAGTCGATGAAAAACGTGTACACCGGGAGTGGCTTTATCAAAAGGGCAACAAGCGCAAGGCAAAGGAGGTGGAACTGTTCCTGCGTGACGGCGATGAGTATGAACTGCATCCCAAATTTTCGGTCGGCAAAGAGGTTGTCGCCAAAAAAATGGTGCGCGACAATGCGCTGCTTCTTTCCGTGGCAGCACAGTTCAACGAAAGCGTCTCGGTGGAAATCATGGGATGGTTGGCCAACACCACGATTGTTCTTGGCAGCAGCGACGAGCGGATTTGGGAAATGGCGATAGCCCAGATCGATGATCCGTCCATGAAAAGGCGTATTGTGGAGTTTGCCCGGTTTGCAGACTTCGGAATCGACGACATACGCAAGGTTGACAATACAGTCATCAGTTCACACCAGCAATATGACGAGGAGGGCAACGCCACGAAGACGGTCACTTTCCCGTTCCGCGTAAACGAGTCGGAGGGTACGATCAAATACTTCTCGCTGGCTTATCCTATAATCGACGCGTTGGATCATGGCAAAAGGCTGGTTGTCGACGAGTTCGACTCGAAAATGCACCCTCTGTTGACCAGTCGCATCATCGGGCTGTTCAATTCCAGAGTGACAAATCCCAGGAATGCACAGTTGATTTTCACGACACATGACACCAACCTGCTTAATGCAAGCCTGTTCCGCAGGGATCAGATCTGGTTTACACAGAAAGATTCGTTTGGAGCCTCGGAACTCTATTCGTTGGCGGAATACAAGGTTCGCAACAGTGCACCTTTCGAAAAGGAGTACCTGATGGGGAAATATGGCGGTATCCCTGTCATCGGCCAGTTTGAACGGTTATTTGACCTGAGGGAGGAAGAATATGGCAGCACGGACGAACAAGCGTGA
- a CDS encoding RNA-directed DNA polymerase: MNEDKILQMFFDIGRWTKAIEKGVLKDIRKDQLIRLTDEHTRMAMAYAMRRGKYEISPPHTAQIPKDNGEFRTVYVNEPMDRVVLGIANDLLFELMPEMLHSSCKSYQTGIGCGKVVTEVSHRMTETGNSGCLGWKSDLSKYFDSVPIRFIDEAFDKVEAKHGQSALIDVLRKYYHSDLYFDEDNRLQSKYQSLKQGCAVASWLADVLLYDLDRELSQMNGYYVRYSDDMLFIGKDYEKAMDTLQKRLEDKSMKLNPKKVEYLAADVWFKFLGFSIKGGMVSLSSSRIKTFQHEIERRTIRCRDTTLAKAVDAVNRYLYKGEFSWAIQVLPVCNVKSDLNELNKFVMDCFRAIQTGRCKIGGLGYVRTKPDGCIVRGRGRNVKANRDKTDRDIPGYLTVGCMRNALLTSRAVYNTLVASL; the protein is encoded by the coding sequence ATGAATGAAGACAAGATATTGCAAATGTTCTTCGACATAGGCCGGTGGACGAAGGCCATTGAGAAAGGCGTGCTGAAAGACATTAGGAAAGACCAACTTATTCGGCTGACCGACGAGCATACCCGTATGGCGATGGCCTATGCCATGCGACGGGGAAAGTACGAGATTTCCCCTCCCCACACGGCGCAGATACCCAAGGACAACGGTGAGTTCCGCACAGTGTACGTAAACGAGCCGATGGACCGCGTAGTACTGGGTATCGCCAACGACCTGCTCTTCGAGTTGATGCCGGAGATGCTGCACTCTTCGTGCAAGTCCTACCAGACCGGTATAGGGTGCGGCAAGGTAGTTACGGAAGTCAGCCACCGGATGACAGAAACCGGCAATAGCGGCTGTCTGGGCTGGAAGTCCGACCTTTCCAAATACTTCGACAGTGTTCCGATACGGTTCATCGACGAGGCGTTCGACAAGGTGGAGGCCAAACACGGCCAGTCTGCCCTGATAGACGTACTTAGGAAATATTACCACTCGGACCTCTATTTCGATGAAGATAACCGGTTGCAAAGCAAGTATCAATCCTTGAAACAGGGTTGTGCTGTGGCTAGCTGGCTGGCGGATGTACTGCTCTACGACCTAGACAGGGAACTGTCACAAATGAACGGCTACTACGTCCGGTATTCCGACGATATGCTTTTTATCGGCAAGGATTATGAAAAAGCGATGGACACACTCCAAAAACGCCTGGAAGATAAATCCATGAAGCTAAATCCCAAGAAAGTGGAATACCTGGCAGCCGATGTCTGGTTCAAGTTCTTAGGATTCAGTATCAAGGGCGGCATGGTCTCGCTCTCGTCATCACGCATCAAGACCTTCCAGCACGAGATCGAGCGGCGGACAATCCGCTGCCGGGACACGACACTGGCAAAAGCCGTGGACGCCGTGAACCGTTACCTGTACAAGGGCGAGTTCAGCTGGGCGATACAGGTATTGCCGGTCTGTAATGTGAAGAGTGACCTCAACGAGCTGAACAAGTTCGTGATGGACTGCTTTAGAGCCATTCAGACGGGCAGGTGCAAGATCGGCGGTCTGGGATATGTCCGAACCAAACCGGATGGCTGCATCGTCCGGGGACGGGGACGCAACGTGAAGGCCAACCGCGATAAAACAGACCGGGACATACCGGGTTACCTGACTGTCGGCTGCATGCGTAACGCCCTTCTGACCAGCCGGGCGGTGTACAACACGCTGGTGGCATCGCTATAA
- a CDS encoding phage antirepressor KilAC domain-containing protein: MRENRNVPFRDWNIRVSRNHNGQLHICAVDICDILKRDELLENGAIARVCPTALKISFRKNGREQWGFRPIDMRRLLQLVRKETIIPRDLLDELEVWGNKLLELEAGELHAVPQDDIVMHFEEGFPVTFRRVGDKLMVNATQITMHFGKIPSEWLRIASTDMLRREMAGNGHTGKYESQVFTTRGRGHGATWLESPLVIPLARWIAPDLSLAEWLGEAIGKLSVKRGKTIVRERPRVAAPGLPCMDCPMPQDMESATRLILELRKVVSESLPKIVFYEEFIENRDWFKSTRIADELGISPRQLHQFLAEEGICKYEKRQWVVFPSCRAWQCDVPYTWENSRGKVYTFGSTKRWTQAGRECIIELWRKRNPEYCPPGA; encoded by the coding sequence ATGAGGGAAAATAGGAATGTTCCGTTCCGGGACTGGAACATAAGGGTTTCCCGGAACCATAACGGCCAGCTCCATATCTGCGCCGTGGATATATGCGATATACTCAAGCGGGACGAACTGCTTGAAAACGGCGCCATCGCCCGTGTTTGCCCGACGGCATTGAAAATCAGTTTCCGGAAAAACGGCAGGGAACAGTGGGGTTTCCGTCCCATCGATATGCGCCGGCTTTTACAACTGGTACGCAAGGAGACTATTATACCCCGTGACCTGCTTGATGAATTGGAAGTGTGGGGCAACAAGCTTCTGGAACTGGAAGCCGGGGAGCTGCACGCCGTCCCGCAGGACGACATCGTCATGCACTTCGAGGAAGGGTTCCCCGTCACGTTCCGGCGTGTCGGCGACAAGCTGATGGTCAACGCCACGCAGATCACGATGCACTTCGGGAAAATCCCGTCTGAATGGCTACGCATCGCTTCCACGGATATGCTCCGCAGGGAAATGGCCGGCAACGGACATACCGGGAAATACGAGTCGCAAGTCTTCACCACACGGGGGCGGGGGCACGGTGCGACCTGGTTGGAATCACCGCTTGTCATACCGTTGGCCAGATGGATCGCCCCTGACCTGTCTTTGGCGGAATGGTTGGGCGAGGCTATCGGCAAACTCTCCGTGAAACGAGGGAAGACAATCGTACGCGAACGCCCCAGGGTGGCGGCACCCGGTCTGCCCTGTATGGATTGTCCCATGCCGCAGGATATGGAATCGGCGACGAGACTGATTCTGGAACTGCGGAAGGTGGTGAGTGAATCCCTGCCGAAAATCGTATTCTACGAGGAGTTTATCGAGAACAGGGACTGGTTCAAGAGCACGCGCATCGCTGACGAACTCGGCATATCGCCGCGACAGTTGCACCAGTTCCTTGCCGAAGAGGGCATCTGCAAGTACGAGAAGCGGCAATGGGTGGTCTTTCCTTCCTGCCGGGCCTGGCAATGCGATGTGCCTTACACGTGGGAGAACAGCCGGGGCAAGGTATATACTTTCGGATCCACCAAACGATGGACACAGGCCGGACGGGAGTGTATCATAGAACTGTGGCGCAAGAGGAACCCTGAATACTGCCCACCGGGTGCATAG